One Oncorhynchus nerka isolate Pitt River linkage group LG5, Oner_Uvic_2.0, whole genome shotgun sequence genomic window carries:
- the LOC115129478 gene encoding zinc finger protein 37-like → MGDSEQVEWKFMKLYLTDIVKTISNKSATRRSKRKPVAYHEEQQPEVATPQSSERQLRTPQRNSRRQSPRTRSSVLKEQERGFSPVSGSGEESDKEASPPKRRNGISSSKKTRTKSPSKDCGDCSGAEPGEQLEESTKRKCKYSNSKKKRTNIRCKEEDDDNLSDEQTVVASPRKRRRQCSDFDVFEAETEKYNTVSEPLEDVVEEETEVASASKRRKQRSPPKRTTPRGEKKAESDHYELGEQAEETPPRKNRSESKKVRTRTPSEDVVEVESTHFKTEEHAAAEDTTLRKRQMRSKKSKKKRSKSPPKEASDTESDGESGKHISKTWPKDFHEEERDQDAKTRPKDLSEQTESKGLSEEEWHCSDHSEKETEHEVLPAKRKRGPKGKKTMRSDSENVTVKKKGKKQGAMGLKAPRIRFTPPVEKRIRVKTLHICSFCEKVLPNRAALGRHLQRHTGEKPYHCEECGKDYGSKTTLKIHNMQVHHKGTKDFICNECDQQFTHLTYLKRHLYSHTDKEKRPHLCNVCGKHFIQKSHLDRHKMIHTGEKPFSCEHCAMAFNRPEYLRMHLKLHVSGSEGPNLAEQEKTKCPECNKSFVNPKYLNIHMRMHTGARPYKCEHCAKSFTQTSILNAHRRTHTGEKPHKCKSCGSCFTRRRYLDDHIGRKHGSLQQMKEQEDEQ, encoded by the coding sequence GGTTGCCTATCATGAAGAACAACAGCCGGAGGTGGCCACTCCTCAAAGCTCCGAGAGGCAGCTGAGAACTCCTCAGAGAAACTCCCGGAGGCAAAGTCCCAGGACACGTTCTAGTGTTCTAAAAGAACAAGAGAGGGGCTTTTCTCCCGTGTCTGGTTCTGGGGAGGAGAGCGACAAGGAGGCCTCCCCACCGAAAAGGAGGAACGGAATAAGCAGCTCCAAAAAGACAAGAACAAAGTCTCCATCAAAGGATTGTGGTGACTGTTCCGGGGCCGAGCCTGGTGAACAGCTAGAAGAGAGCACAAAAAGAAAATGTAAATATAGCAACTCAAAAAAGAAAAGGACCAATATTCGCTgcaaggaggaggatgatgacaATTTGTCAGATGAACAAACCGTGGTGGCTTCCCCCAGAAAAAGGAGGAGGCAATGTAGTGACTTCGATGTATTTGAAGCGGAGACTGAAAAATATAATACGGTGTCTGAGCCGTTGGAGGACGTTGTGGAGGAGGAGACTGAAGTGGCCTCTGCTTCTAAGAGGAGGAAGCAGCGCAGCCCCCCCAAAAGAACTACTCCTCGTGGAGAGAAAAAAGCTGAAAGTGATCATTATGAATTGGGAGAACAGGCTGAAGAAACTCCCCCTAGAAAAAACCGTAGCGAGTCTAAAAAGGTAAGAACCAGGACTCCCTCTGAAGACGTGGTGGAAGTTGAAAGTACCCACTTCAAGACGGAAGAACACGCTGCAGCTGAAGACACGACCCTCAGAAAAAGACAGATGAGGTCTAAGAAATCTAAAAAGAAGAGATCCAAGAGTCCTCCCAAGGAGGCCAGCGACACAGAGAGTGATGGTGAATCAGGCAAACATATTTCCAAGACCTGGCCTAAGGACTTCCATGAAGAAGAGCGTGACCAAGATGCCAAGACTCGGCCTAAGGACCTAAGTGAGCAGACTGAGTCTAAAGGCTTAAGTGAAGAGGAGTGGCACTGTTCTGACCATTCAGAGAAGGAGACTGAACACGAGGTGTTACctgcaaagagaaagagaggacccaAGGGCAAGAAGACAATGAGGTCAGATTCTGAAAACGTCACCGTTAAAAAGAAAGGCAAAAAGCAAGGTGCCATGGGTTTGAAGGCACCAAGAATAAGATTCACACCACCCGTAGAGAAAAGGATAAGGGTGAAAACACTTCACATTTGCAGTTTCTGTGAAAAGGTCCTGCCTAACAGGGCTGCTCTGGGTAGGCACCTTCAGcgtcacacaggggagaagccttaccactgtgaAGAGTGTGGCAAAGACTACGGCAGCAAAACCACCCTGAAGATTCACAACATGCAGGTTCACCACAAGGGCACCAAGGACTTCATATGCAATGAGTGTGACCAACAGTTTACCCACCTCACGTACCTCAAACGCCACCTGTACTCCCACACGGACAAGGAAAAGAGACCACACCTGTGCAATGTGTGTGGGAAGCATTTTATCCAGAAGTCCCACCTGGACCGCCACAAGATGATTCACACCGGAGAGAAACCATTCAGCTGCGAACACTGCGCCATGGCCTTCAATCGGCCAGAGTACCTGCGGATGCATCTGAAGCTGCACGTGTCGGGTAGTGAGGGGCCAAATCTGGCAGAGCAAGAGAAGACAAAGTGCCCGGAGTGCAACAAGAGTTTTGTCAACCCAAAGTACCTCAACATCCACATGAGAATGCACACTGGGGCGAGGCCATACAAGTGTGAGCACTGTGCTAAGAGCTTCACCCAGACCAGTATTCTCAACGCGCACCGACGTACGCACACGGGAGAAAAGCCACACAAGTGTAAGTCGTGCGGCAGCTGCTTCACCCGTCGCAGGTACCTGGATGACCACATAGGCAGAAAGCATGGGTCTTTACAGCAAATGAAGGAACAGGAGGATGAGCAATGA